A stretch of DNA from Brachyhypopomus gauderio isolate BG-103 chromosome 7, BGAUD_0.2, whole genome shotgun sequence:
TGGATAAACAAAAGCATTAGAGGGCAAGAAATCGTCTGGGAATTAATTTTATGGGCTAAATCCTCTCAATGAAACAGCGTTACTGCAACTATGAAACACAGCAGCCCTGGTTTCCCTGGTCTGCTATTTGAAaccatatttatttatatattcagAGAAAGCTAATTATACATTCATCTTGGGGGGGAAAACATTTGGTGTGGGGATGTTTTCCTAAGCAAAGTCTGCCGTGATATTAtcactctcttttttttctgtatGACTTTTTCTTCTTCACACAGAATTTTAAATATGCCCAGGGGCTGGAGAGAGGATCCAATCTAACTTCTGAGGTACTTGTTCCATACAAATCTCgacactgaccccccccccccccccaaaaaaaatgcATTATTCATGAGCGTCAGCTGATCGCTCACTCATTGGACAGGACAGATGGGTTTTGGGAGACAGAAATAAAAGTTGCGTTTGGGGCGGAGCAGCGGAGGGAGACTGTGAGGTGAGCTCACCTGTAGAACTGTGGGGCACGGCGGGCGTGATCGGAACTGCGGAGAGACAGATAGAAAATGTTTACAGTCAGCGGGCCAGACAGAAGACCAAACGCCTGCTCGCGGTTTGTTTTGATTACCAACGCTGGCTCTATTTATGTCTGTTCTTTAGACGAACTGCTTATATATAGAATGTAGTATATGTTGTTTTAATGAGTTAACCATAGAGCGTGTGCCACACACTAATACGGTTAAGAAGGTCACACAGCTGTAGAGGTGTGGACGAGCACAAACATACTGTGCTTGATGGTGTAGGTCTTTGTCTCCAGTCCCATGTTGTTTGTGGCGTTGCAGGTGACCAACGTGTCTGTGGTCACTTTAAGGGTCACGACGCTTTGAACCGAGTCCTCCAGCTCCCTTTTGATGACCTCACGCCAGCTCTGATGACACAAGCAAAAGGTCAACGGCCCATGCCCGGGTCGGATCAGCGTGTTTACAAGGCCTGGAGGGGTCCCGCGTGACTCTTACAGGACTGCCGGCAACGCTCCACGTGATGACGGGCTTGGGGTGGCCTTTGGCTTCGCAGGTCAGGTTCTTCCACTTGCCCACCTTCACCATCTCAGTCACATCCTCCGCATCTTGCAGCTCAGGAGATCCTTGAAGagaaagaaattaaagaaaaaaaagaaaagaaacatgtttatttaatgGTATGTTAAAACTATATGCAGCACTAGTGCTGGCTTGGCTGACCACTTGGAATTAAGAAGCTAATGTAGCAAGTGGTGTGAATCTGGACCTCGCAGGTTTGAGTTAACTCTGGACCTCGCAGGTTTGAGTTAACTCTGGACCTCACAAGTTTGAGTTACCTCTGGACCTCGCATGTTTGAGTTAATTGTCTCTTTAGCTCCACATGTTTCATGTTCTAAGACTCTAATTGTCTGGATTGTGGTGTAACTTGGATGTGCAGGGTTGATGGGAGAGGGTTCGCCTACCCTGCACGATGATGTGCACAGAGCCACGGGTGTGCAGGTCCGGTAGGGACGGGACCGTCACCTCACAGTTGTAGTGTCCTGCTGTGGCAAACGTAGCGTCCCGTAGCTGCAACGTATGTCCTGTTCCGACCACCTTGCCACCctgaaaacataaacacacacacacacacacacacacaaacacacacacacacacacacaccaacagaatATATATGATCGTTATTCACTTCTCATATACCTCAAGCAAAGAAGAAAGAAGCCATTTTGCATTACTTCAAACATGACCTCTGGGATGCATAAACTACCAGCACTGAAGACATTTCTGGAAGTGTGATTGTCAGCCGGGCTGTAGGCGTGTACCTTCAGCCACACTGCGCTGGTCTCCAGAGAGGACAGGGCATTACACGTGGCTGTCAGAGTCTCTCCTTTCAACATCACTTCAGAGTCCTTGGGTACCACCACTGCTGGGTCCAGatctatgcacacacacacacacacacacacacacacacacacaccactgaagtCACACACCACCCAGTGGATGTGATGCCCATTTTAGGAATCTCACATCTAACATGTTTTTCTCTGCAAAAATGTttcatttacaaatgtttgTACAAATCCCATGGAGCTTCACCCAGAGACCAGGTGCGGCGGTATGGTCTGGTACTGAGAGGCGTGGAGCCGTGTTGGGCTGAACCGGGCTGAACCAGGCTGAACCGGGCTGAACAGAGCTGAACAGAACTACTCACAGTGCACGGTGAGCTGCATGCTGCCCGCCACGTCCTCGCTGGCCGCGGCGTTCGAGTCCAGGGGACGGCACTTGTACACCCCACTGTTGCCGCGGGTGACTTCCTTGAGGAGCAACACGCCCCTGTCACTCTTAAGCTCCGCCTCCTGCCTCCCAGCCTGCTGTGAGAACACAGGTGCCTGATCAAAGACCACAACATCTGTGCCTGGTCCATCCTCTTGAAGCTTGCCAACGAAGTAACTCATGAATCATGGACAGGTAGTATAGAGATTAACGTCGATACACAACACGTATCTCCAAAGTGAGAGAAAGTTCCGGGCCTGTTCTGGTATAAGTTATAAACGCTGTGGTGAACCAAAGATCACTACCtgagtgtgtgttactgctgcacgaATGACAGGCGTGTGCCGTGTCTGGCTACTCTAATGATACGCtccagaggagagggagggggaggggggggggacgaaggagaagagaagaagaagacgGGATATTCTCACTTGTTCTCGAACGAAAACCACGGATGGTGGGGGGTTGCCGTCGCCCTGGCAACCGATCTCCACCGTGTCCCCCTCTTTAACTAGCCCCTCGGGCGGGTCCCTCCACATCTTGACATTGGCCGTGGGGTCTGGGCAGGGGGGCgtgcaaaagaaaaaaacacagggAAAAGAAAAGCAGGCCATAAATGGCGGGCCATTCACACGTGCGTTACCAGGGCAGTGCGGTCTCAGCACTGCCACTCATTCGGGCTGGAATTCGCGGCTTTGATGCTGGAAGCTGTTTTTGCTGGAGAAAAGGATTCTTTTGAGTTTGTGAGCGTGGGGGTAAAGTCAGAAAGTACAATGGTACATGTCAGTTTAAACATGTCATGTCAGGATGTTTGTTTTTTCAGAAACAGCTGTTTCTTTCAGGCTTAGAATTTCAATGCTCTAGTGTCTAAAAACCACATAGTAACTTTAAATGTCATAATAATTAGGCTATGGTGGACAGGCTGGATTTTTGTTCTTGCTGTAAAACGTGTTGTTTTGGTCAAATGTAGTCCTGTCTTGGCCATTGGCTGACCTCTGTGATTCTGTTCGCTCGGTCTGGTCTTCGACACGCTCATCCTGTCCTCCATAAGGACACTCCGAGACGTTAGTGGGGCGGGGAAAGGGGCGGAGACTCACAGTGTACAGTAACGTTGATGCTTCTTGACCGGGCGGTGCGCACGGCGCCAGGAACCTGGTAGTGGAGCTCACAGAAGAAGAGAGACTCCTGGTCCTCGCGCTCCACCTTGTACTGAAGCTCGCTCTGCACCGCGTACAGCCCACTGGCGTCAACCGTCACCAGGGTAACCACGTTCACCCCTgaggtaaaacacacacgcgtgtgcacaCAGTGAAGAGAGAGCAAGGGGAAATCTCTCCGTGATTAAGCATGTAATTAGATCTAAAAACGCTTTAAATAGCTTAAATCAGTTTACGTTCTTAAAAGATCTTAACTGAGTTAAAGTTCGCCTGGATTTATTAGCCATGGATTGAAAGAACTTACGGCCTTTTTCAGGGTGCAGGGCTTTGTTGTTGCGATACCAGGTGATGTTTGGTTTGGGGAAGGCTTCTCTTACTTCACACGTGGCAATCTAATCAAGAGGAGTAACATCTCTTCACAACTCCACTTAACACATACTACACAGGACATTTACAGACCACTCGGCCACAGCCAGGACATGGACAAATGGAGACGGACAGACCTTTGATGGTAAGGTATTTTTCACAGAAACGCCAGACTGAACAGCCTCTATCACAGGTTCCTCAGGAGGGTCTAAGAAACAAAACAGAGCAAACCAATCATTTCTCCTGAATCCCATCATGACGTATCGAGGCAGGAAAGCCTGCAATGACAGGCACTGCTGGCTTACCAAACACCTTCAGGTGGGTTCTGTTCTCTCCGTTGCCGCTGGCCAGACCGTTGACCTGGCAAATGAACTCTCTCTCGTCGGACAGTCGGACGTCTGCGACGGTCAGGTTCTCGCCGCTGCCATGCCCCGCCACGGCGATGCGGTCAGAGTACATGGTGTTCTCGTCCACCTTTTGCACGGTGAGGTCACTGTAGGAAATCCTCACTCTCCTTCCCTCAGGAGTGCGCTGAGGttcatgggaaatgtagttcagTACACAAAATGCCGACATGGTAGTCGAAATTGAAAATTAAGAAGTAAAACGCACATACCACAAACCACTGCACCATCACCACGCTGGGGACCCGGGTGAAGTTGTAATTGCAGTGGATGACGGCGGAGTTCCCCTTATAAacctccaccacatcctccaTGTCCAGCACCACCTGGGCCACAACTGCAAATGAAAACACACAGTTTCAATCACTGTCCATCAAGAAGGAACAACGCAAAGTGTTCGTTCACCGTTGCGCCCGCCACGACTGCGTCTTCACACCCCGAACTGGCCTcgcaatgtgcaaaaaaaacccaaaaacccCTTGCGGACTTTGAGGCAGAAGAGCACAGGACCTTGGGGCATTTTTGCCACCACATTCCCTGAATTTTCCTGAGCCCAGTCACAATGTAATCACCAACGGCCATCTGGTGTCCCAGGGCAGGCCTTTCGCCGGGCCCGGCTGGTCCCGGGTCAGCCCCGGGCACGCGTGGCACGACGGCAGTGGCGGGCCTGTCTGAGAGACCCAGGGGCGTGGCGTCTCACAGGACGGGTCATGCTATCTGAGGAATGCGGCAGGGTGTGGACCAGAACTACTGACCCGTGTTAGCGCCGGGTCGCAGTGGGTGAGAGAGACGGTGGAGTCGCTGACCCCCAGTGAGCTGATGGAGGATCACTCCCATTTGCACCAGGGGAAAAGGTCCCTGAAACTTTGCCAGGAAATGCAGAGGGCAGCAACCGACTGCCTGTGTGAAAAGCTTTGGTATGGCAGGGTAATTCTACACTCAAACACAGTGTGTTCAAGCTGAATCTCTCCAGGGTCTTTCAGAGGGCATTTCTCAGTGCCACCAGCAAACTCTCAATCGCATTTGCACGCTTTGGACTTGAATGGTTCATTGTGGCGAAGGATCTGATAGCATTTCAACCAAATATCATAGATGACCGCAGATTATGAGTGGACATGGCCTGAGATTACATCCTTTCTGCTCGACGGTGAGAAAAGAAAAGCAGACAACATCCCATGTGGTCATGAATCCAGAAGGCCTATTGTGTGTAATCAGAGGTGTTTTCAGACGCTTCTGTAGGCGGAGCTTGGTTCTCCTGTGGAATGCGCGGTGCCTAAGACCCGACTGCCATCTGCAGAGCCTGGTCCGGCCGTGACCGACAGCCCTCTGCCTCGTGCTCACGGGACGATCCGGAACAAGACCAGCGAGTGTGGGGTCACGTCGACTCTGACAGCAACACCTGCCAATacatccatcacctccacccttccaGACTCTCTTTCACCGGCAAAAACAAAAACCTGCCCAAACCCCTCACTCCGGCTGATCTCTTtgaccctcccctctccccctctccctctcctctcctcccctctcctctcctcccctcccctctcctcccctctcctctcctcccctctcctctcctcccctcccctctcctcccctctcctctcctctcctcccctctcctctcctcccctcccctctcctcccctctcctctcctcccctctcctctcctcccctctcctatccccctctcctcccctctcctctcctcccctctcctctcctcccctcccctctcctcccctctcctatccccctctcctcccctctcctatcctcctctcctctcctctcctctcctctcctctcctctcctcccctcccctcccctcccctcccctcccctcccctctcctctcctctcctctcctctcctctcctctcctctcctatcctcctcccctctcctcccctctcctcccctctcctcccctattcccctctcttcccctctcccagATCAGCTCTGTTTCTCCTCCTTCCTGCATGGGGAAACAGGCCCAGTCCTGGATGGCCCCCTTTTTTAATTGGAAACATCTGGGGAAAGGGGTGTTGGGGAGATCTGGACTAGGGTGCCGGGGAGACGGGAATATTATGGGATTTCCACATCCGTAGCAAGAGACGGCGGAAGAGAagagcggagagagagaggatcgcTGGTTGGGGTTCAGGAGGTGAAGCTCCCGCACGACCCCATCACTCtccgccccccacccccaccccaacccccacccctgtACTCTGAAGGTCAGCAGGCCCTACTGCTGAAAGGGGGAGGGGACTCAGGAGGAGCTCAGAATACACAGCATTACaaataaactgtgtgtgtgtgtgtgtgtgtgtgtgtgtgtgtgtgtgtgtgtgtgtgtgtgtgtgtgtgtgtgtgctcacaagGCATTAAAAGAATGATAGGCACAGGCTTTATAGTGATAGTTAGAATTACAGTTGTTTCAGGACATTCCTAAATGCTAATAAACCCAGGCCACATAATTCTGCCTTTTGTCTTCAAgattaataaaataaacattaaaaatgtGTCATTGCATATATCTTAAATCTGTGCATATggtgtaagacacacacacacacacacacacacacagagaaaaagCCTCATTATCACATCCTGCTGGTCCCATTCACCATTCATTCACCATTGTCATGGCCACGTCCTgcccctctcccacaccctttCCCAATCTCTGTCCCACACCCAACATGGAGCAAACGCCCAGCTCATTAAGAAGCGCCCCACCcctgcctctccctcctctaGCCCAGCTACGAGCATGGACACTCCTGCCCTGCGTCCACACAACCATAACTTCGAGAAGAACAGCCATTGTCCAGACACCTGGGGAACACTAAGCCCTCTCTCACCCCACCGGCCCTCCTCACAGCTGACCTAGCATCGGGAGCTAAAGTGTTAGCTAGGTCTTGGTTCTGAGCACGGCCAGAAGTTGAGAAGGTAACCGAGCTTGTTGACTTTCACACCATCGCTACAGAAAACGTTTTGAGACGTTTTTCTGGCAGTGAAGCTGACTGAATgaggatcccccccccccctttttttctgTCAGTAGTTGCTGGCTAATCGGATTAGCAGAGGTACAGAATATCTTGTCAGGGGAGGGATTTGGGACTAAGGCAGACACGACTCATCTTATCTCAGAGACAGCAAAAGACACAAAGAAAAAGAGgggtgagggagacagagagagacaaagagagagacacagagagagagagagagagagagagagagagagagagaaagagtaagtaatagtgagacagagagagcatgagagggagtgagacggTCAGCGAGACAGAGAACATACCTGTGCGTCATACACATATCACTACGCTGCATTATTAAACGTGAGGGGCAGTTGGCTGAGGTCTGCCGTAGCTGTCTTTTAAAAAACCACCAGGGAATATTTTCATGTGTTGACAGAATGAAAGGAGTGTGAAAGCCCAAAACCACAGTGCATGTGCACTCATgggatcgtgtgtgtgtgtgtgtgtgtgtgttgtaggtgggGGTGGTTTCTGTCCACACTAAACTCGCACAACTCTGCATCGAAACAATTCAGCTCAGGCACCACTGAGTAGtaaaacacacagaacagaagtggTGGGCCACGCCCCCTCTGCTATATTATAGAGgttggacacgccccctctGCTATACCGTAGCGGTGGGCCACGCCCCCTCTGCTATACTGTATACATACATATTGGCCTCCTTACAGACAGACATCGCTAGCTTCCCGTGAAGGAGGTAACCACAACAACAGACTGGAGTGTCCTCGCCAACAAAGCAGATGAGCTTCTGATTCAGCCCAGCACCAATTAGATCTCCAGCTGTTCCTTGTCCTCCCGAGCCAACCCCCaaactctcaacacacacacacacacacacacacacacacacacacacacacacacacacacacacacacacatacacacacacatacacacacacacacacacacacatgcagagccTTGCATTCAAAGTAAGGTTGCTTGTTAAATTGTTTAGTGTGCTATAAGTGGGGGAGgaaatcagaacacacacaaacacccagctCACAACATTGCTGTAAATACACATCTGTGGGAAACATTTTTAGCGTAAGCACTTATGAACTACATAGCTCGGCAcagactctctctccttctctcacacacgcacacacacacacacacacacacacacacacaaacaagaccGGTTTACTCATAGCCGATCCTGGGAAAAGCTGTCTGACTCTCAACGTGGTTCCTTCCTTCTATCTCTGGTGTCCCACCGCTGGATCTAAAGGGCCACGTCAGACCTCCCAAGCAGAGGCCATCAATCACTGGGCATCACTGAACCCTGACCCCAGCCACTGTGCTCGAAAGTGGGGTCATTCCTGTCTGACTTGGTCACTAGTCTACCAAAGCATCCGATGATCACGAATTGTCTCTTTGTCAATAGCCAGCGTTTGATCTGCTCCTTGGAGAAAAACGTTTGCTAATCTATTCATTCAGGTCTTAGTGAAGTCTCCCTGTGTTTAGGTTTTGTGAGCTACTTGAGACAAAACTGAGAAGCCTtgcatgtgtgatgtgtgtaacaGTCCCTGACAGGGAGGGAATTACCTGAGACGGCTTGCACACCTGAGATCAAAGGAGGCAGAGGgccaatgcacacacacacacacacacacacacacccttgttCTCCATAACTCATTCACTGGCACTTCCCAAGTACatcaggtgcacacacacacacacacacacacacacacacacacacacacattcagacagactcacacacaaatgtacacacacatgcgctcGCATTAAGGAGCCCTCCACGAATCCCGAGAGTCTGTCTGGTCCGCCCTGTCTTTGAGAACTAGGAGCTGGCACAAATCCCTCAACCCTCCGACACCCATTCAGCCAGAGAGCCCATGCTTGCTACGCCCAAGCCCTCCACCTCACCCCCGCCCACTCCACCAAAAGAGACACCATCAAACATGCAAATCCCTCAAAGAGTCCACTGGCCAAGCCCCAGTCTAAATGTGGCCCCACAGAAAGGGGGACCTCTTCACAGTCCTCGTGCAGACATTACACACACGCGTCCCGAGACCACGTCCACACCCTCAGGCACAGGGCAGGAACCGCAGCGGGACGTCCCCGCACACGCTCGCATGCTGCGTGGTGGAGTCTGCTCGCAGACGCGCATCCCGTTACAAAACACATTACGAGACGGATCAAATGAAAAGAGGCAACGTACTACATTACAAGCAGAGCTCGAAAGAAACGTCTGCCTTCACTCAACACGTATATCTCAGTCCTAACTTGGCATGTTTACAGAACTCTGCCCGCCCATCATTATATATcataacacattttttttttgtcatgccAAGTAAACAGATGCTGAAATTGCCGCTGATGTGTGAGGCCCCTGCTCCTTCTCCTCCGAGCAAACATGAGCGTCCACCAAGCATGAGCAAGGGCGCGGCGGCTACGTCAGAGTTTACGCTCATCCGCCGGGACTCAAAAATGCACCGCAAGCGCTTGTACGTCCCGACAGGCGCAGCGCTGGGTGTCTGGAGGTGGAGACCTTTCTTGGTGCGGATGGTGCTGTGAGCTAAAAGCTGAATTGGACTAACAGGAATCGGGTCAGGCTCCTCTGGGCTGCTGCTCTGCAACACCATACCGCCATAAACTGATTCATCTGAAGAGCAGAGGCGGGGCCCAGGAGGCCAATCAAAGAAGAATTAGCATTACAAAGCGACGCAATCAGAAAAGCCCAAGGGTGAATGAAATAATGATGGGCCCATAACGATCTTCTGATCAGCCAAGGTTGTGGTATTTGCCTGATGGGGCAATGGGTGGAAATACCACAAGTGAGCGCTTCGTTAGTGCGGTGTACTTCCTCTCAAGGAATGCGATGCAGAAAGAGTGAATATAATAAATGGTATAGAAATGCACTATAAAAAACCGGGAGGCACGATCAAATGTAGAAATAGTTTGCTTAACATTTTATGTTTGGAAAATTTGGTGCATTACTGCATACGTAATGGTGCGGTGTCTTTTCTGCGCAGTTAAACGCGTTTGTCCCGCGTTGATTCAGGGGCTGTCAGGTTATCATGACACGGGCCTTTAGTACAATAGCCAGCAGTCATCCCAAAACAGCCACACTTCATTTGAGCAACAGCATGACGAGGACGTTATCTTACCTTCAAAGCCCACACCGGGGAGGATAAGCCCAGCTGACATTAAGAGGAGAAGGTCAGGTCTAGAGCCGAAACCCAGGGTCACCTCTTCTGGCTTTGCTGTTATTACAGCACTAGAAttgaccccccccaccaagatCTTGGTATGAGCCAGTTCAGACAAAAGACCCCCTTGTCTGAAGGGGCGCAGAGTGATGGATTAGCTGGAGACGGGGGGGAGAGGCACACGAAGAGCATTACACTGGCAGCGGAGAAGCCTTCAACACATAGCGGACGCAGCGATATCACGCTCACCGTGGGGGGTGTTCGCTGGGCCCCTTTTCTGAATATTTTACTGAAACTCCGTTTCATGTCATTCTTTTCATCGCCTGTGTCTTTCATGTTGAAACTGAATTCAACCGAAAGTGCCTTCACAGCACTGGTGGCACGGTGtggattttattattttttgttgttgtttgccgCGGTTTAGCCAATCGCTGCGCTCCACTTCTGGCGCCGCTGACTGAGCTCCCACAATGCCAACCGTGTGTCCCAGACCACGCCCTCCTCCTCATGGTTGCCCCAACCTCGACGAACAAGCTCGTGAACAAAGGCTCAACCCAGCGGCCCCTCACACCTTTCATCACATCTGTCAGAGGGTGGAGgcagaggtgtgggtggaggtgtaccCGTGCCATACCCAGGTGGGGGTCCCAGCAGCGTGCAGCACCCC
This window harbors:
- the mcama gene encoding cell surface glycoprotein MUC18 isoform X3: MILKISVLFLTLHYAAWEVVAQVVLDMEDVVEVYKGNSAVIHCNYNFTRVPSVVMVQWFVRTPEGRRVRISYSDLTVQKVDENTMYSDRIAVAGHGSGENLTVADVRLSDEREFICQVNGLASGNGENRTHLKVFDPPEEPVIEAVQSGVSVKNTLPSKIATCEVREAFPKPNITWYRNNKALHPEKGRVNVVTLVTVDASGLYAVQSELQYKVEREDQESLFFCELHYQVPGAVRTARSRSINVTVHYPTANVKMWRDPPEGLVKEGDTVEIGCQGDGNPPPSVVFVREQQAGRQEAELKSDRGVLLLKEVTRGNSGVYKCRPLDSNAAASEDVAGSMQLTVHYLDPAVVVPKDSEVMLKGETLTATCNALSSLETSAVWLKGGKVVGTGHTLQLRDATFATAGHYNCEVTVPSLPDLHTRGSVHIIVQGSPELQDAEDVTEMVKVGKWKNLTCEAKGHPKPVITWSVAGSPSWREVIKRELEDSVQSVVTLKVTTDTLVTCNATNNMGLETKTYTIKHIPITPAVPHSSTGDGSGVSIVIIIVCILLLAIMGSVFYFLHKKGKLPCGRSGKQEITKEKTNKDDIVVEMKAEKTEKSGLLKCVNGEKKPPSDQYIDLRN
- the mcama gene encoding cell surface glycoprotein MUC18 isoform X2, whose amino-acid sequence is MILKISVLFLTLHYAAWEVVAQVVLDMEDVVEVYKGNSAVIHCNYNFTRVPSVVMVQWFVRTPEGRRVRISYSDLTVQKVDENTMYSDRIAVAGHGSGENLTVADVRLSDEREFICQVNGLASGNGENRTHLKVFDPPEEPVIEAVQSGVSVKNTLPSKIATCEVREAFPKPNITWYRNNKALHPEKGRVNVVTLVTVDASGLYAVQSELQYKVEREDQESLFFCELHYQVPGAVRTARSRSINVTVHYPTANVKMWRDPPEGLVKEGDTVEIGCQGDGNPPPSVVFVREQQAGRQEAELKSDRGVLLLKEVTRGNSGVYKCRPLDSNAAASEDVAGSMQLTVHYLDPAVVVPKDSEVMLKGETLTATCNALSSLETSAVWLKGGKVVGTGHTLQLRDATFATAGHYNCEVTVPSLPDLHTRGSVHIIVQGSPELQDAEDVTEMVKVGKWKNLTCEAKGHPKPVITWSVAGSPSWREVIKRELEDSVQSVVTLKVTTDTLVTCNATNNMGLETKTYTIKHIPITPAVPHSSTGDGSGVSIVIIIVCILLLAIMGSVFYFLHKKGKLPCGRSGKQEITKEKTNKDDIVVEMKAEKTEKSGLLKCVNGEKKPPSDQ
- the mcama gene encoding cell surface glycoprotein MUC18 isoform X1 yields the protein MILKISVLFLTLHYAAWEVVAQVVLDMEDVVEVYKGNSAVIHCNYNFTRVPSVVMVQWFVRTPEGRRVRISYSDLTVQKVDENTMYSDRIAVAGHGSGENLTVADVRLSDEREFICQVNGLASGNGENRTHLKVFDPPEEPVIEAVQSGVSVKNTLPSKIATCEVREAFPKPNITWYRNNKALHPEKGRVNVVTLVTVDASGLYAVQSELQYKVEREDQESLFFCELHYQVPGAVRTARSRSINVTVHYPTANVKMWRDPPEGLVKEGDTVEIGCQGDGNPPPSVVFVREQAGRQEAELKSDRGVLLLKEVTRGNSGVYKCRPLDSNAAASEDVAGSMQLTVHYLDPAVVVPKDSEVMLKGETLTATCNALSSLETSAVWLKGGKVVGTGHTLQLRDATFATAGHYNCEVTVPSLPDLHTRGSVHIIVQGSPELQDAEDVTEMVKVGKWKNLTCEAKGHPKPVITWSVAGSPSWREVIKRELEDSVQSVVTLKVTTDTLVTCNATNNMGLETKTYTIKHIPITPAVPHSSTGDGSGVSIVIIIVCILLLAIMGSVFYFLHKKGKLPCGRSGKQEITKEKTNKDDIVVEMKAEKTEKSGLLKCVNGEKKPPSDQYIDLRN